A single region of the Nitrosomonas sp. Is79A3 genome encodes:
- a CDS encoding PhoH family protein, translated as MKPTPLEISFTPADNQRLANLCGALDENLKQVETALDVAISRRGEHFSLSGKSGQTQLAAQVLRNFYNQSQQHLSLEQIQLGLIEALNPQNIPGQTDDSDKAATLKQPALLTRRSNLYGRTPRQAQYLQQIQEHDITFAIGPAGTGKTYLAVASAVDALERGLVSRLILVRPAVEAGERLGFLPGDMTQKVDPYLRPLYDALYDLMGFEKTCKQFERNTIEIAPLAFMRGRTLNQSFIILDEAQNTTPEQMKMFLTRIGLGSKAVITGDVTQVDLPKHQKSGLVEVQQVLKDIRGIAFAHFKSEDVVRHPLVQRIVHAYEKHDKRKQES; from the coding sequence TTGAAACCTACACCCCTCGAAATTTCTTTCACGCCAGCCGATAATCAGCGACTCGCGAATCTTTGCGGCGCATTGGATGAAAACCTCAAACAGGTTGAAACCGCATTGGATGTAGCCATTTCACGTCGCGGCGAACATTTCAGTTTATCGGGAAAATCCGGCCAGACACAACTGGCGGCACAAGTGTTACGCAATTTCTATAATCAATCGCAACAGCATCTGAGTCTGGAGCAGATTCAACTCGGCCTGATCGAAGCATTGAATCCACAGAACATACCAGGCCAAACCGATGATTCGGACAAGGCCGCAACCCTCAAGCAGCCCGCACTGCTGACACGCCGCAGCAATTTATATGGCCGGACCCCGCGCCAGGCGCAATACCTGCAACAAATTCAGGAACACGACATCACTTTTGCCATCGGCCCGGCCGGTACCGGCAAAACCTATCTCGCTGTGGCCAGCGCAGTGGATGCGCTGGAACGCGGTTTGGTCTCGCGCCTGATTTTGGTCCGTCCTGCCGTTGAGGCGGGCGAGCGTTTAGGGTTTCTACCCGGCGATATGACCCAGAAAGTTGACCCTTATTTACGCCCGCTGTATGACGCATTGTATGATTTAATGGGATTTGAAAAAACCTGCAAGCAATTTGAGCGCAATACGATTGAAATCGCACCGCTGGCTTTTATGCGCGGACGCACGCTGAATCAGTCATTTATTATTCTGGATGAGGCACAAAATACCACACCGGAACAAATGAAAATGTTTTTGACGCGTATTGGCCTGGGTTCCAAAGCAGTGATTACCGGCGATGTGACACAAGTAGATCTGCCCAAACATCAGAAAAGCGGACTGGTGGAAGTCCAGCAGGTGCTCAAAGATATCCGCGGCATTGCTTTCGCTCATTTTAAATCCGAAGATGTGGTAAGACATCCTCTCGTGCAACGCATTGTCCACGCCTATGAAAAACACGATAAACGCAAGCAGGAATCCTGA
- the miaB gene encoding tRNA (N6-isopentenyl adenosine(37)-C2)-methylthiotransferase MiaB — protein MSNKLYIKTFGCQMNEYDSDKMADILHAAYGMESTDDPAEADIILFNTCSVREKAQEKVFHDLGRVRHLKENNPNLLIGVGGCVASQEGKAIVSRAPYVDVVFGPQTLHRLPQLIETRKATGRSQVDISFPEIEKFDHLPLARTEGATAFVSIMEGCSKYCSFCVVPYTRGEEVSRPLDDVLTEIAILADQGIKEITLLGQNVNAYLGVMNDGEIADFALLLEYLHEIPGIERIRYSTSHPKEFTARLIQAYNHLPKLVNHLHLPVQSGSDRVLAAMKRGYSVLEYKSIIRKVRAIRPDISVTSDFIIGFPGETEADFAATLKLVKDMNFDDSYSFIYSPRPGTPAADLPDDTPQEVKLERLHRLQAQINQQCGKISQQMIGSVQRVLLEGVSKKNADEFFGRTDNNRVVNLSSNPEQVGCFVNVRITEARSHTLRGEIVHE, from the coding sequence GTGAGTAACAAGCTTTATATTAAAACCTTTGGTTGCCAGATGAACGAGTATGACTCGGACAAAATGGCCGATATCCTGCACGCCGCCTATGGCATGGAATCCACCGATGATCCGGCAGAAGCCGATATCATTCTGTTCAATACCTGTTCAGTGCGCGAAAAAGCACAAGAAAAAGTATTTCATGATTTGGGCCGTGTCCGGCATCTGAAAGAAAACAATCCCAATTTATTGATTGGCGTAGGTGGCTGCGTGGCCAGCCAGGAAGGCAAAGCGATTGTCAGCCGCGCGCCGTATGTGGATGTTGTTTTTGGTCCGCAGACGCTGCACCGGTTGCCGCAACTCATCGAAACCCGTAAGGCAACCGGCCGTTCACAGGTTGACATTTCGTTTCCTGAAATTGAAAAATTCGATCACCTGCCACTCGCTCGTACTGAAGGCGCCACAGCTTTTGTTTCAATTATGGAAGGCTGCAGCAAATATTGCAGTTTTTGCGTGGTGCCGTACACGCGCGGCGAGGAAGTTTCGCGCCCGCTGGATGACGTGTTGACAGAAATTGCCATTCTGGCGGATCAGGGCATCAAGGAAATCACGCTGCTGGGGCAGAATGTTAACGCTTATCTGGGTGTGATGAATGACGGCGAGATCGCTGACTTTGCCTTACTGCTTGAATACCTTCACGAAATACCGGGAATTGAGCGCATTCGTTATTCTACTTCACATCCGAAAGAATTCACCGCCCGTTTGATTCAGGCTTATAACCATTTACCCAAACTGGTCAACCACTTGCATCTGCCCGTGCAATCCGGTTCCGACCGGGTGCTGGCGGCGATGAAACGGGGATATAGCGTATTGGAATACAAATCGATCATCCGCAAAGTACGCGCGATACGCCCGGATATTTCAGTAACTTCTGATTTCATTATTGGTTTTCCCGGAGAAACTGAGGCAGATTTTGCAGCAACCCTCAAATTGGTTAAAGATATGAATTTTGATGATTCCTATAGCTTTATTTACAGCCCGCGTCCGGGCACACCAGCTGCTGATTTGCCCGATGACACGCCGCAGGAAGTCAAACTGGAAAGATTGCATCGATTGCAGGCGCAAATTAATCAGCAATGCGGAAAAATCAGCCAGCAAATGATCGGTTCGGTACAACGGGTACTGCTGGAAGGCGTATCCAAAAAGAATGCGGATGAATTTTTTGGACGCACGGACAATAACCGTGTCGTCAATTTATCGAGCAATCCCGAGCAGGTCGGCTGTTTTGTGAATGTACGCATCACCGAAGCACGATCGCATACGTTGCGCGGTGAAATAGTGCATGAATAA
- a CDS encoding DEAD/DEAH box helicase family protein codes for MTENQNPEQKARDNIDALLRQAGWVVQSAKKIDLNVGIGQAVREYQTDAGPADYVLFVDKKAIGVIEAKREEEGQRLTAHEAQTEDYAAATLKWINNKKPLPFLYQSTGIITRFTDGRDPKPRSREVFCFHRPETLKEWMAQGISLRERLHHIPLLNPDHLLARELRLRDCQEIAIINLEASFKADRPRALIQMATGAGKTYTAITSIYRLLKYADAKRILFLVDTKNLGEQAEQEMMSYVPLDDNRKFTEIYAMQRLKSSYIPGNSVVCISTIQRLYSILKDTPLEDAAEEINPAELALPKTPIPVVYNEKVPPEFFDFIFIDECHRSIYNLWQQVIDYFDASLIGLTATPDNRTYGFFKKNVVSDYSHEKAVADGVNVGNEVYVIETQITQQGAQIAAKQQVEKREKLTRKKRWEMQDEDEAYSATQLDRNIVNLDQIRTVIRTFRDKLPEIFPGRREVPKTLIFAKTDSHADDIIQTVREEFGEGNAFCKKLTYKTEEDPKSVLQQFRNEYYPRIAVTVDMIATGTDVKPLECLLFMRDVKSRNYFEQMKGRGTRTLDKDDLKKVTPSAVSAKTHYVIVDAIGVTQSLKTASQPLITKPSVPLKDLAMSVMMGATDEDTVSSLAGRLARLNKQLDTDDQRRIRELSGGMELTQFAGKLFSAIDADNIEARALELARLPIGSDPGDDKRQQAQQQLVTEAAKVLNGELVELIESIRRDKEQTIDHDNIDSVLRAEWNKDAANNAQALTDEFAGYLKANQDSIAALTIFFSQPYRRRELSYALIRQVLDKLKTDKPKLAPLRVWQAYQQLESRHSLSPSRRRGVGGNPVNELTTLVALIRRVCGWDKTLTPFDDTVRRNFQSWIMQRHAGSGEKFNEEQMNWLHMIRDHVANSFHIERDDLEMSPFDAQGGLGRMHQLFGARMEPLLDELNEVLVG; via the coding sequence ATGACTGAAAACCAGAATCCGGAACAAAAAGCCCGTGACAACATTGATGCATTGCTTAGGCAAGCGGGCTGGGTTGTTCAATCAGCCAAGAAAATCGATCTGAATGTTGGGATAGGCCAGGCGGTGCGTGAATACCAAACCGATGCCGGTCCGGCGGATTACGTGCTGTTCGTGGATAAAAAAGCAATCGGCGTAATCGAAGCCAAGCGGGAAGAAGAAGGTCAGCGGCTCACTGCCCATGAAGCACAAACTGAAGACTACGCGGCGGCCACGCTCAAATGGATCAATAACAAAAAACCGTTACCTTTTCTCTACCAAAGCACCGGCATCATCACCCGTTTCACCGACGGCCGTGACCCCAAGCCCCGCTCGCGTGAAGTGTTCTGCTTCCATCGCCCGGAAACGCTGAAGGAATGGATGGCGCAAGGTATAAGTCTGCGCGAACGTTTGCACCATATTCCGCTGCTCAATCCCGATCATTTGCTCGCCAGGGAATTGCGCCTGCGCGATTGCCAGGAAATCGCCATCATCAATCTGGAAGCCTCGTTTAAGGCGGATCGTCCACGCGCCCTGATTCAAATGGCAACCGGCGCGGGCAAAACTTATACCGCGATCACCTCTATTTACCGCCTGCTCAAATATGCGGATGCCAAGCGCATTCTGTTTCTGGTCGATACTAAAAATCTTGGCGAGCAGGCTGAACAGGAAATGATGTCCTACGTGCCGCTCGACGACAACCGCAAATTTACCGAAATCTACGCTATGCAGCGCTTGAAATCGTCATATATTCCCGGCAACAGCGTGGTTTGCATCAGCACCATCCAGCGCTTGTATTCCATCCTGAAAGATACGCCGCTCGAAGATGCCGCCGAAGAAATCAACCCCGCAGAATTGGCGCTACCCAAAACGCCGATTCCCGTGGTGTATAATGAAAAAGTCCCGCCGGAATTCTTCGATTTCATCTTTATCGACGAATGCCACCGCTCCATCTACAACCTGTGGCAACAGGTCATCGACTATTTTGATGCCAGCCTGATCGGCTTAACCGCCACGCCGGACAATCGCACCTACGGCTTCTTCAAGAAAAACGTAGTCAGCGATTACAGCCATGAAAAGGCCGTGGCCGATGGCGTCAACGTTGGCAATGAAGTCTACGTGATCGAAACACAGATCACCCAGCAAGGCGCGCAGATCGCAGCCAAGCAACAGGTGGAAAAACGTGAAAAGCTCACGCGCAAAAAGCGCTGGGAAATGCAGGACGAAGACGAAGCCTATTCCGCCACGCAATTGGATCGCAACATTGTCAATCTTGATCAGATCCGCACCGTCATTCGTACTTTCCGCGACAAGCTGCCGGAGATTTTTCCCGGCCGCCGCGAGGTGCCCAAGACGCTGATCTTCGCCAAAACCGACAGCCACGCTGACGACATTATCCAGACCGTGCGCGAGGAATTCGGTGAGGGCAACGCCTTTTGCAAGAAGCTCACCTACAAAACCGAGGAAGACCCCAAATCCGTGTTGCAGCAATTCCGCAATGAATATTACCCGCGCATCGCCGTCACGGTGGATATGATCGCCACCGGCACCGACGTCAAGCCGCTGGAATGCCTGCTGTTCATGCGCGACGTGAAAAGCCGCAACTACTTCGAGCAAATGAAAGGCCGTGGCACGCGCACGCTGGATAAAGACGACCTGAAAAAAGTCACGCCCTCCGCCGTCAGCGCCAAGACGCACTATGTGATCGTCGATGCCATCGGCGTCACCCAATCGCTTAAGACCGCCAGCCAGCCGCTGATCACCAAGCCCAGCGTGCCGCTCAAGGATTTGGCGATGAGCGTGATGATGGGCGCAACCGATGAAGACACTGTCAGCTCGCTCGCCGGTCGACTGGCGCGGCTCAACAAACAACTCGATACCGATGACCAGCGCCGCATCCGCGAACTCTCTGGCGGTATGGAACTCACCCAATTTGCCGGCAAATTATTCAGCGCAATCGACGCCGACAACATCGAAGCCCGTGCGCTGGAACTGGCTAGGCTCCCCATCGGCTCAGACCCCGGCGACGACAAACGCCAGCAGGCGCAACAGCAATTAGTAACTGAAGCCGCGAAAGTATTGAACGGCGAACTGGTCGAACTCATCGAATCCATCCGCCGCGACAAGGAACAAACCATCGACCACGACAACATCGACAGCGTGTTGCGCGCCGAATGGAACAAAGACGCCGCCAATAATGCGCAAGCTTTAACCGATGAATTTGCCGGTTACCTGAAAGCGAATCAAGACAGCATTGCCGCACTGACCATCTTTTTCAGCCAGCCGTATCGCAGGCGTGAACTCAGCTACGCGCTGATCCGCCAAGTGCTGGATAAACTCAAAACCGACAAACCCAAACTCGCGCCACTGCGCGTGTGGCAAGCGTATCAACAACTGGAATCCCGTCATTCCCTGTCACCCTCGCGAAGGCGGGGGGTAGGCGGAAATCCAGTCAATGAGCTCACCACACTGGTCGCACTGATTCGTCGTGTATGCGGTTGGGACAAAACCCTAACCCCCTTCGACGACACCGTGCGCCGCAACTTCCAAAGCTGGATCATGCAACGCCACGCCGGCAGCGGTGAGAAATTCAACGAAGAACAAATGAACTGGCTGCACATGATCCGAGATCATGTGGCAAACTCCTTTCACATTGAACGCGATGATCTGGAAATGTCGCCGTTCGATGCGCAAGGCGGATTGGGCAGAATGCATCAGTTGTTTGGGGCAAGGATGGAGCCGTTGTTGGATGAGTTGAATGAGGTGCTGGTCGGGTGA
- a CDS encoding restriction endonuclease subunit S produces the protein MGKDIELPIGWIFLTLEDVADIHDNLREPVNSVERAKRHGPYPYYGATGQVGWIDDYRQNGEYVLLGEDGAPFFDWLKDKAYLVSGKCWVNNHAHVLKGKEGVCSNRYLLYALNQTDYRGYANGTTRLKLTQSAMRRIPVNLAPPKEQHRIVAKIEELFSELDKGVENLKTAQSQLKVYRQALLKHAFEGKLTAQWRAERNVTPAKVGGQPLNDMDSRLPPAFARVTGNDEVGGGNDKPLETAEALLKRIQQERAQRFKQQLAEWEKSPSIPLLQRGKPTSTAPIPPLEKGGNGGISKPKPPKSLPPLTAEELAELPELPEGWGWARPEEICIQEPYSIGIGPFGSNLKVSDYRESGIPLIFVKNITRSNFIKDLKYIDEAKYRELLPHSVKALDLLITKMGDPPGDCEIYPEGSPNAVLTADCLKFRLWDEFASRKLYKYCINSNFVKRQLGLITKGVAQKKISVERFKTICLPFFCVEEQNVLVQELESKLSEVDQLDQTITTSLQQAEALRQSILKKAFSGQLVPQDPNDEPASELLARIRTEKAVQQNNKKGRL, from the coding sequence ATGGGGAAAGATATTGAGCTACCTATCGGTTGGATTTTCCTCACTTTGGAGGATGTTGCTGATATTCACGATAATCTTCGTGAGCCAGTGAATTCAGTAGAGCGTGCAAAACGTCATGGCCCATATCCATACTATGGCGCTACGGGCCAAGTTGGTTGGATTGATGATTATCGCCAAAATGGTGAATACGTTCTTCTAGGTGAAGATGGAGCACCATTCTTTGATTGGTTGAAAGATAAAGCCTATTTGGTATCAGGAAAGTGTTGGGTCAATAATCATGCCCATGTGTTGAAAGGAAAAGAGGGAGTTTGCTCAAATCGTTACCTACTTTATGCACTCAATCAAACTGATTATCGTGGTTATGCCAATGGCACAACGCGACTAAAACTTACTCAATCCGCGATGCGGCGGATACCTGTTAATCTGGCTCCTCCGAAAGAACAACACCGCATCGTCGCTAAAATTGAAGAACTGTTTTCCGAGCTGGACAAGGGTGTCGAAAACCTGAAAACCGCCCAATCACAGCTCAAAGTGTATCGCCAAGCGCTGCTGAAACATGCGTTCGAAGGCAAACTCACCGCGCAGTGGCGCGCGGAGCGGAACGTCACCCCCGCGAAGGTGGGGGGCCAGCCTTTGAACGATATGGATTCCCGCCTGCCCCCCGCCTTCGCGAGGGTGACAGGGAATGACGAAGTAGGGGGCGGGAATGACAAACCCCTCGAAACCGCCGAAGCCTTGCTGAAACGCATCCAGCAAGAGCGCGCGCAACGCTTCAAGCAACAACTCGCCGAGTGGGAGAAATCCCCCTCTATCCCTCTTTTACAAAGGGGGAAGCCAACCAGCACCGCGCCCATTCCCCCCTTAGAAAAAGGGGGGAATGGGGGGATTTCAAAACCCAAACCCCCGAAATCCCTGCCGCCACTCACCGCAGAAGAACTGGCCGAATTGCCTGAACTGCCGGAGGGGTGGGGGTGGGCACGGCCAGAAGAAATTTGTATTCAGGAACCATATTCAATAGGTATTGGCCCATTTGGAAGCAATCTAAAAGTCAGCGATTACCGAGAAAGTGGAATACCTCTAATCTTCGTAAAAAACATTACGAGATCAAACTTCATTAAAGATCTCAAATATATTGATGAAGCAAAGTATAGGGAGTTATTGCCTCACTCTGTTAAAGCACTAGATTTACTCATTACAAAAATGGGCGATCCTCCTGGTGACTGTGAAATTTATCCAGAGGGTTCACCTAATGCTGTTCTTACAGCTGATTGTTTGAAATTCCGGTTGTGGGATGAGTTCGCCAGTAGAAAGCTATACAAGTACTGTATTAACTCAAACTTTGTGAAGCGACAGCTTGGGCTCATAACAAAGGGAGTGGCACAGAAAAAAATTAGCGTGGAGCGCTTTAAAACAATTTGCTTACCGTTTTTTTGCGTTGAGGAACAGAACGTATTGGTTCAAGAATTAGAGTCCAAACTATCCGAAGTTGATCAACTCGACCAAACCATCACTACCTCCTTACAACAAGCCGAAGCCCTGCGCCAATCCATCCTGAAAAAAGCCTTCTCCGGTCAACTGGTGCCGCAAGACCCGAATGACGAACCTGCTTCGGAATTGCTGGCGCGTATCCGAACGGAAAAAGCGGTGCAACAAAACAACAAAAAAGGCCGCCTATGA
- a CDS encoding DUF4433 domain-containing protein, producing MAMPTHPKIYHIVHLDRLPSIVADGCLWCDAQVLVRVPAGTAIGMSRIKERRLTELTLTSYPDLHVGDCVPFYFCPRSVMLYLIYQGNHPELDYRGGQEPILHLQADLHDCVAWAEQNQKRWAFTLSNAGARYFEDRCDLSHLHDINWQAVQARDWQSCKEGKQAEFLLENNFPWHLVECIGVQTRGVYQQVVNALPTVGHRPQVNIKTDWYY from the coding sequence ATGGCAATGCCCACACACCCCAAAATTTACCATATCGTGCATCTTGACCGTTTGCCGTCAATCGTCGCGGATGGTTGTCTGTGGTGCGATGCTCAGGTGCTTGTGCGGGTACCGGCGGGAACCGCTATTGGCATGAGTCGTATCAAAGAGCGGCGGCTCACAGAGTTAACACTCACCAGTTATCCGGATTTGCACGTGGGCGACTGCGTTCCATTTTATTTTTGCCCGCGTTCGGTCATGTTGTATCTGATTTATCAGGGAAACCATCCGGAATTGGATTATCGCGGCGGGCAAGAGCCGATTCTTCATTTACAGGCTGATCTTCACGACTGTGTGGCATGGGCAGAGCAGAATCAGAAACGTTGGGCTTTTACGCTTTCCAATGCGGGGGCGCGTTACTTTGAAGATCGTTGCGATTTGAGTCACTTACATGATATAAACTGGCAAGCAGTTCAGGCCAGAGATTGGCAATCCTGCAAGGAGGGAAAACAGGCCGAATTTTTGCTCGAAAACAATTTTCCCTGGCATCTGGTTGAATGTATTGGCGTCCAAACACGAGGTGTTTATCAACAGGTAGTCAATGCATTGCCCACTGTCGGCCATCGGCCACAGGTCAACATCAAGACCGATTGGTATTACTAA
- a CDS encoding macro domain-containing protein, with the protein MIEYKQGDILRENAEAIINTVNCVGVMGRGIALQFKKAFPQNFLAYAAACKKKEVQPGKMFVFETGQLANPRYIINFPTKRHWRGASRMEDIDAGLRALVETIQRYNIKSIAIPPLGSGLGGLDWTDVKPRIEAVLQPLTDLRVMIYGPQSAPAAEKMVYNREVPKMTAGRAALVELMRRYLGGLLDPYVTLLEVHKLMYFMQAAGEPLKLKYQKASYGPYAENLRHVLNAIEGHLVSGYADGGDAPDKTLQLVPGAVEDAAAFLQQHPDTRERFDKVSALVEGFESPFGLELLSTVHWIMKNETVSSINDVVKHTYAWSERKRQFTLRQIELAMQVLASKGWVAQVQSPAN; encoded by the coding sequence ATGATTGAATATAAACAAGGTGATATTTTGCGCGAGAATGCCGAGGCTATTATCAACACTGTGAATTGTGTCGGTGTGATGGGGCGCGGAATCGCGCTGCAATTCAAGAAGGCTTTTCCGCAGAATTTCCTGGCTTATGCAGCGGCGTGTAAAAAGAAAGAAGTTCAACCCGGCAAGATGTTTGTGTTTGAAACCGGACAGTTGGCGAATCCGCGATATATCATCAATTTTCCTACCAAGCGCCATTGGCGCGGTGCAAGCCGTATGGAAGATATTGACGCAGGACTCAGGGCACTGGTTGAAACCATACAACGGTATAACATTAAGTCCATCGCTATTCCACCTTTGGGTAGTGGGTTGGGTGGTCTCGATTGGACTGATGTTAAACCACGTATTGAGGCTGTATTGCAACCACTAACAGATTTGCGTGTGATGATCTACGGCCCCCAAAGTGCGCCAGCGGCTGAAAAGATGGTATATAACCGGGAAGTGCCTAAAATGACTGCCGGCAGAGCTGCATTGGTCGAGCTGATGAGACGTTACCTCGGCGGCTTGCTGGACCCTTACGTTACTTTGCTGGAAGTTCACAAACTGATGTATTTCATGCAAGCAGCGGGTGAGCCGCTTAAATTGAAATATCAGAAAGCATCTTACGGTCCCTATGCCGAAAATCTGCGTCATGTACTTAATGCTATTGAGGGGCATCTTGTGTCGGGCTATGCGGATGGTGGCGATGCGCCGGATAAAACACTGCAATTGGTGCCTGGAGCCGTGGAGGATGCTGCCGCATTTCTTCAGCAACACCCCGATACTCGTGAGCGTTTCGACAAAGTATCAGCGCTGGTCGAGGGCTTCGAGTCGCCTTTTGGTTTGGAATTGTTGTCCACGGTTCATTGGATTATGAAAAATGAAACCGTTAGCTCTATAAATGATGTGGTAAAACATACCTATGCCTGGAGTGAGCGTAAACGGCAATTCACTCTGCGCCAAATTGAGCTTGCAATGCAAGTATTGGCCAGTAAGGGTTGGGTGGCTCAAGTGCAATCGCCCGCAAATTGA
- a CDS encoding class I SAM-dependent DNA methyltransferase, translated as MNTTASIVSKVWSFCTTLRDDGVGYGDYLEQLTYLIFLKMADEYSQPPYNRTVDIPAEYNWQSLKLKRGAELEVHYVTLLMELGKKPGMLGTIFTKAQNKIQDPAKLYRLIDMVNETQWVTMGADVKGDIYEGLLERNAEDTKSGAGQYFTPRALIRAMVQCVRPEPGKTIADPACGTSGFFLAAYDFLVAEHPMDKTQKAFLKHETFFGNEIVASTRRLALMNMFLHNIGEIDGDSMISPNDALVADSGRRFDYVLANPPFGKKSAMSFTNDEGEQEKDDLTYNRQDFWATTSNKQLNFVQHIRTMLKTTGRAAVVVPDNVLFEGGAGETVRKKLLETTDLHTILRLPTGIFYANGVKANVLFFDNREASKEPWTKEVWYYDYRTNIHHTLKKKPLRFEDLQEFIACYNPLNRHERKESWSEQSNPEGRWRKFSFDQIAARDKTSLDIFWLKDKSLADLDNLPEPDVLAGEIIENLEAGLNSFREIAAALSD; from the coding sequence ATGAACACAACCGCATCCATCGTTTCCAAAGTCTGGAGTTTCTGCACCACGTTGCGCGATGACGGGGTGGGCTATGGCGATTATCTGGAGCAACTCACGTATTTGATTTTCCTGAAAATGGCGGATGAATACAGCCAGCCGCCGTATAACCGCACCGTGGATATTCCTGCCGAGTACAACTGGCAAAGCCTTAAACTCAAGCGTGGCGCGGAACTGGAAGTGCATTATGTGACGCTGCTGATGGAGCTGGGCAAAAAGCCGGGAATGCTGGGGACGATTTTTACCAAGGCGCAGAACAAAATCCAGGATCCGGCCAAGTTGTACCGCCTGATCGATATGGTGAACGAAACCCAGTGGGTGACGATGGGTGCGGATGTGAAGGGCGATATCTACGAGGGGCTGTTGGAACGCAACGCGGAAGATACCAAGTCCGGCGCAGGGCAATACTTCACGCCACGCGCATTGATCCGGGCAATGGTGCAATGCGTGCGCCCGGAACCCGGCAAGACCATTGCCGATCCGGCATGCGGCACAAGCGGGTTCTTTCTGGCGGCGTATGATTTTCTGGTCGCCGAGCATCCGATGGATAAAACACAAAAAGCATTTCTGAAACACGAAACGTTTTTCGGTAATGAAATTGTCGCGAGCACGCGCCGTCTCGCTTTGATGAATATGTTCTTGCATAACATTGGCGAGATCGACGGCGACAGCATGATTTCGCCCAATGATGCGCTGGTGGCGGATTCCGGCCGCCGCTTTGATTACGTGCTGGCGAATCCGCCGTTCGGCAAGAAGAGCGCGATGAGTTTCACCAACGATGAAGGAGAACAGGAAAAAGACGATCTGACCTATAACCGGCAGGATTTCTGGGCGACGACTTCCAACAAACAACTCAACTTCGTGCAGCATATCCGCACCATGCTGAAAACCACCGGGCGGGCTGCGGTGGTGGTGCCGGATAATGTGCTGTTTGAAGGCGGAGCGGGGGAAACGGTGCGCAAGAAACTGCTGGAAACCACCGATTTGCACACGATCTTGCGATTGCCTACCGGCATTTTCTACGCCAATGGCGTGAAAGCAAACGTGTTGTTCTTCGATAACCGCGAAGCCAGCAAAGAACCGTGGACGAAAGAAGTCTGGTATTACGATTACCGCACCAATATTCATCACACGTTAAAAAAGAAACCGTTACGCTTTGAGGATTTGCAGGAATTCATCGCTTGTTATAACCCGCTCAACCGCCACGAGCGCAAGGAGAGTTGGAGCGAACAGAGCAACCCGGAAGGCCGCTGGCGCAAATTCAGTTTTGATCAAATTGCCGCACGCGACAAAACCAGTCTGGATATTTTCTGGCTAAAAGATAAAAGCCTGGCCGATTTAGACAATCTGCCCGAGCCGGATGTGCTGGCGGGTGAAATCATCGAGAACTTGGAAGCCGGGCTGAACAGCTTCAGAGAAATTGCAGCGGCGCTGTCGGATTAA
- a CDS encoding PEP-CTERM sorting domain-containing protein translates to MEEAFLNYYTQTKMLMLKKIAISCTILATLTSTNAVMADTVFTTGFPLRADLPSGDLLSLLSLNLNLTITDTPSTIDLQTGIYNADLSLIPDQNSSLIVNQDTTTSAGLTHSTAFSFDALITSASDRLNQRPGEVTRFDNVNYTSTENMDTPKAGAKNFSVQTHVATSPEPETYGMILVGLGLLGFSVRSRKKPPNNP, encoded by the coding sequence ATGGAAGAAGCTTTTTTGAACTACTACACGCAAACAAAAATGTTGATGCTTAAGAAAATTGCAATCTCATGCACTATACTCGCTACGTTAACCAGCACTAATGCCGTCATGGCCGATACGGTTTTCACAACTGGCTTTCCATTGCGCGCGGATCTTCCATCCGGTGATTTGCTAAGCTTACTTTCTTTGAATCTTAATTTAACCATTACTGACACACCTAGCACCATCGATCTGCAAACCGGCATTTATAATGCAGATTTATCACTCATACCGGATCAGAACAGCTCGCTCATTGTCAATCAGGATACTACAACGAGCGCTGGCCTCACACATTCGACAGCCTTCAGTTTCGATGCCTTGATTACCAGTGCTTCGGACCGCCTGAATCAGCGTCCTGGTGAAGTGACAAGGTTTGACAACGTGAATTACACCTCTACGGAAAATATGGATACCCCCAAAGCTGGCGCCAAAAATTTCAGCGTGCAGACACATGTAGCGACTTCACCAGAACCTGAAACCTACGGTATGATTCTGGTCGGACTGGGACTATTGGGTTTTTCCGTTCGTAGCAGAAAAAAACCTCCAAATAACCCATGA